TATGATTTTGAatgaagtaaaactaaaatgtgcgTCTTGTGTGTAGGACTTGGACTCGTTTGTTACGGACACAGATGTCAGTGCAATCAGTCAGGATGTTAGTTTGCAAGATGCTATGGTAACGAATATTGGAGCCTTTGATGTCACACTGGAAAGAGCTGTGTCTAGACCAGTCACCCAACAACAACGAACTCTCCTACGACTGGACTCTCTGGCCTCCTCAAATTCAGGCACCTCACCAGGGATGGCTGCTCTTCCCTTTTCTTCAGTGTGTAATTTACCTGGAAATGTATCATCGCAGACCACACTGGGAGGCTGTCTGGATGAAGCAGTATTTGACCAGATCAATCAGTTAGGCTTAGAAAGCCTGGACACTATTGACACACAGCTGATGGGCTGTTTGCAGAACATTGACCCACAGGTCCTTGAGGACTTGGACTCGGACTCTGGTCTCTCCCTTGAGAGCAGCTGTGAAGGTCCAGTTTCCCCAGGTTGGTTCAGATTTCTCCAACTACATATCTGTGCTATAGGGAGTTCAAGAAATGTTGTACGTGTTGCCATAATTAGTAACAAATGAATCTAAACAAATAAATCTTCACTCTTCCAGGCTCATCTGAGatgtcctcatcatcatcaagcTCATACTGTGAGGATGAGTATGGAGCGACAGGCTACAGCAGTGAGGCGGATTCAGTCCCCTCAAAAGGCCTCATGGACTACACCACAACATGGTCATCCACTCATCTGAGTGAAAGTGTGTGGCATGACCACAGTTACTCATCTTCAGGTTTTGTCAACCCCCCATCAGTAACACTTCCCCACAAAGGCATACAGGAGGATACTTTCAGTGATGACAGTGGGCCAAGGTTGGAAGAGAGAGAACTGAGTCGAGATGAGCTTCGTGCCCGTGCTATGTGcattcctttctctgtcctggAGATAGTGAACATGCCTGTGGAGGAGTTCCTGGAtgtacttgacagtcacggttTCTCCCCTGAACAGGTGGCACTCCTGAGGGATATCCGCAGGCGGGGGAAAAATAAATTGGCAGCACAGAACTGCCGCAAACGCAAGCTAGATGCCATCACTGGGcttcaggaggaggtggaaAGGCTACAAGTTCAGAGAGACAGATTACTGAGGGAGAAACAGCTTACAGCCAAGACAATGGGTGCTGTGGGCCAGCAGATTCAGCAGCTGACCAGAGATGTCCTGGCTCATCTGAGAGATGATTCAGGACAGCCCTTGAACCCAGAAAGGTTCACCCTGCAGTGTGGAGCTAATGGAAGAGTTGTAGTTCAGCCTGTAAGGCGGCCTGCTGTCTCTGCATCGACTGGGAACAAAACGgacaagaggaagaaggagaaaaagcaaTGACTCTGAATTGCAAGCTTGGACTTGAGCTTTTagttaggttttgtttttttcttctttacttggATATTACAGAACTTACTTGCCTGACTTTGGTTTTGGGATCTCCTTTTGTAAAAGTATGTGGATCATAGCTACTGGGAGCCTAAATCggcaaaaactgcaaaaaaaaacttttttaaataaacacaatgttctgtaaataaaatgggGGGGGAAAGTAGCTTACACACTGGACATCATTTGCTTAATAAAGATGGACAAGGCACCAGGAGTGGTTTAAGGGAACAGCTAAGCTGCTTGTAATTCTTTCTTTGTGCCTGTTAACATTTATTGAGTTTTATGGTTTTAATAGGTGAGCATAGACAACCAGATATGTCAACAgatttgtggttttgttgtggCCAGATTTGTTACTGAATAGAGCTAAAACGAGtctgttggtttgttttcatgtaatcTTGTCTCTTACTGAATGcctattaaatataaaaaggagATTAgagataatatttatttatgaagttTTTGAGGTTCCGAAACAtcatgagatgtttttttttttttttttttttattgatactTTAAAGTGGTAAAAATATTATGGCATTACCTATCAAAAATtaagtttcttttattttatggttgtgCCATGTTGAACACATATTTGACCTAAAATGTTTTGGTCTTCtcatttccctttttgtttatAACCACAATATACCAATGATTAAACAGACAAGGCCTTAATTTGCATTTGATAAGTGATTGTTGTGTGTTCATATGAGCCACAGATAAACATGAtcataacatttgtttaaatctgtCATTTAATGCTTGTCCTTGATGTTGTTTAATTAAAAGCACAATTGTGCCTAACCTTACGTAATACTTTTTTGGCACGATTATATTCTAAGTTACACATTAATTTGTGTTATAGGTTTTGGCACCTTGGGGAATTTTCCTTCATTAGCTACAAATCTGTCATTGAAACGGTCCATAATGGATACACACCGTGCTATTTCTGGAACAAAAATCCCACACTCTAAAAGATCTGAAtctctgttgtgttttacaAATTATAAATGATCTGAGAGTTGAAGGAAATACATGGTGCTATGGCCGCCCGCTTTTCATGGTGTTAGGCCAGTAAGCAAGTCATATAAAGAAAGGTAAATCAAATGGTTTGAGTGACTTAAGAGAAAATTCTTCATGTTACTTCATAAATTCCTTTTTATAACTGtatacattttctaattatttgtctttgtagcTGGGGCCAGGTGTTTTTGACTGCATGGTGGTCGTTGGTAGTACGACTTTTGAAAAGCAAAATTTAAAACGCTCTTGCAGAGGTTCTTTCTCTTTAAAATCTGTCTCTTATGTCGGTCCCTTTTTTCTTCATAATCAGTAGCTACCCCCTGTCTGAAAGCCACGTGATAGTGTAGAGCCAATCTATAAGTAAAATTGGATTTCATTACAACCAATTTTACAGCGTCACATTTCGGATAAACATCGTTCTCATACAGTTGAAAGTAACTTCCCGAAGGCCAGGCATATGATCTCAATTTGGTACATTTTATGCCAGCATTTAAAGCGGCACGAAACCGAGAATTCCCATGTGGTGTAGGGCGAAGAGTGTTTTGCTTCCAGGCTTCCGTAGACTCCCTGTTAGCTTGGCGCCTGTTGCAGCGCATATTACATACAAAAGATAAAGGAGAGACCGCGTGGTAAGGAGGCATCGCCGAATCAATTTCTAATTTACATTTGGTACGTATGCAAGAATGACTTTCACTTTAAACGCAGCACTTACCAAGCAAGTTAACGATTGTTTTTAGGATGTTTCCTAAACATTAGCGGCTAAGTGAGTTAAGCAAACTGAGTGAGAAAGTTATTGTCAGTGCATGCTAACATATTATCACTCAAAGGTTTTACGGCAGTGTTCTCGGTGACtttcatttgcattaaaatCAACTTTGTAAAAGCAAAGCCCTTTATTTCGGGGTTCACTTGAATCTCTGGCCTTCAAAGGTTAACGTTACTTGAACGTTTTTAGCTTGGCCAGACTCACGAACGTGAATTTCCATAATTGCTCATGTAAAACAACTAACTTAAACGTTGGTCGTTCGTTTAATATCATGTATCTTAATTTATAACTGTTATAGAATAGTTGGCGACGAAGGAGAGGTTGTCAGCCGCCCTGGCTTTAAATCTTAACCGCTTCAGTTAGCGCGCTTGCTAACTTACGTGACATTCTATTGTGATTTGGCTAGcttttcgttttttttgtttgttttttttttttacgagaTTAGCCTACTTACGCGTTGCATTGTTCCAGTTAAATCTTGATGCCGGCTTCATCAGTTGAGGAATTGGTAATTGTTGGCTTGACAACGCACAAACCAATTGATAAGTCTTacacacctttttgttttttagagatCAAAATGGGCAAGAAGCAGAATATCAAGGGTAAGAGGTCTTCACATGAGACACAGGAGGAACCTGAAGAATTTGTTGTGGAAAAAGTGCTCGACCAACGTGTTGTAAATGGAAAAGTAGAGTTCTACCTGAAGTGGAAAGGATTTACAGAGTGAGTTGCCTGGGACACCTGCGCCCTGCAGAGCTGGAAGTGCTTCCCTGGTATGGGGTTGTGCTATGCTTTTGTCTATAGCCATAGATGTTGCATGAAGAAGGTGCCGTTCTCTATAAAAGCTGccaatgttttaattattattgtttggaCCTATCTTGCTTTCAGTGTTAAGGGATATTTAGAAATGCAATGTTGACCTCCTTACTGCCCCTTTTAGTGCTGACAATACCTGGGAGCCTGAAGAGAACCTTGATTGTCCAGAGTTGATCTCCGCGTTTTTGGAATCACAGAAGAATGTTAAGGAGAAACCAGCTCCTGTTAAGAGGAAGGCATCGACAGAAGAACCAGAGACAGAAGCTAAAAAGAAAGATGTGGTGAGTTCACTTGGCCTTTTTAGTGCATTTCCAACAAGGAGTTTACCAGAGACATCATTTTGGAAATTAGAAGTCCAATAATAAAGATATGGTGGTTCGAATTTTTATAGCCAAACATCTTGGGCCACCCAAAACTTGTCAAATCCCTTTTGTTACATGATGCACATTAAAATCTATCAAAGTAGAGCTTTTACAGTTACTGAAGCTATCCTGGAGATGGTCTATAATTTAATAAAGTCTTCATAATCTGAATATAACACAAATCACTGCTCCAATTTTTTGCATATGCTAATTTGATTTGTTATTGCCATGTACAGGCTGAGAAACCACGTGGCTTTGCTAGGAACCTTGAACCAGAACGCATCATTGGTGCAACAGACAGTAGTGGGGAGTTAATGTTCCTAATGAAATGGTGGgtacagaattttaaaaatcttatgCTCAAGTTATGTCTGGGACTCCCAATCTCATTCCCCATTCCTGTCAGTAAAACTAGTATTTGTGATGAAACTGTTGCTTTGTAGAATTCCCTTGTTGATAATAAATTGTACGTCTATTCCTGTATTGCTGCTGTAaccgtttttttttcctccaatttgtttatttaagaaaaaaatcttcatgGTGGACAATCAGCTACTGTAATTCCCCTGCCCctttcattttctgcaggaaagaTTCAGATGAAGCAGATCTGGTCCCCGCTCGTGAGGCCAATACTCGCTGCCCTCAGGTGGTCATTTCCTTTTATGAGGAGAGACTGACATGGCATTCTTGTCCGGAAGATGAAGCTCAGTAGTAGTAGTTCTTTTGGTCCTTGCAGGCCCTTGCAGCACCTATGCCCTTTCCTCAGGACTGAATTTTCTTTGGCTTGCCTTCTTCTTTTAGCTGTCTTAGTTATCTTTAAGACTTTTCAACACTTTCATTATATGGCAGTCAAGGAGAGCTGTGTTGTACATATTAGATCAGTGATCATCAGCTCGAGgttttaaaccaaaccaaaacctGCCCAGCCCACTGCTTCCAGGTTCTGATTGACTAAAAGCACCCTGATCCAGGTAGTGGGTTGGGCATGGATAGTTGGGGGAAGACAAGCAGAATAGGGCAGTTTGATGACCTCTATATTAGATGAAGTGATTGAGAGAATGCAGGCGATGGTGTTGTGATTTGCGTGATGGCAGTATAAAGGCCATTTGTTTTGACTAAAATCCACAACTGTTCATATCTTGTAGAAACTGGTCAGTTCTTGTATCACAATCTTAATTTCATGTAAGATGCAGATATATTTTGTTCCTCGTTAGtactaatgttttgtttgaagtGCATTttgtacactgtaaatattatttgaaGTTCTAATAAAGGTTTTATGTGACCACACTCCATTGCTTACTTTCACAGTAAAAATCTACAGTGCCCGTAAAGGAATTCACCCTGCCTTTGCAagcttttcaccttttttatttttttaaaaaatatttttaaaacattgtcagTTTAACTTCAATTTGACagcttcacaaaaaaaaaaactcctgtcAAAATCAAAATCTCTCCAAAATTTCTTTAGTTTTGTTGGTATATAATCTTAAAATAATCTCCTACATAATCATTGGTGTAGCTAGAATACTggccaaaaactaaataaactctGAAAAGGTTGTTATAAAGCCAAAGTTGGAGATGACTATAGCTCAGTTaataaggcagttgtccactgTTGAactcctggtccctcctggctacatgttgaagcaTCCTTGGGCAAGCACTGAACCCCagagttgctcccagtgggtcaggtgagcatcttgcatggcagccatcaCTATCAGTGTGCAAATAGGTGAGTgacaagcaacattgtaaagtgcttatataagcagaccatttaccttttgGAGCACTGTTATCCATCACTGTATTATATTGGGTAAGAAAATAAATGGTATATAATGGTAAATAAAGTGAGCTGCAAATgtagatatttttaaattgaattttggTCTAAATGGATTACTGAAGGGCGAACATGTTCACAAATCATTCCATTTGTTAGGAGCTTGAAACCTGGAGCTTGTTAATTTGTAACCCTAAATGTATGTTTCTAATGTTCTCTTTCCTGGTCAATGTATTCGAGCTTGTTCTTCCACAGTTTGGTGGTGCATCCACTGTGTTTATCCAAATGTAACACTTTAGCTTTTTGAAGGTTAACGTGCCAATTATAACAACATTTTTCCATTGTGTTACTCTTTTTAACCTGACTGAATATTTCTACCCCTGCCCATCTAGGGTTTCACTTTAAGTATCATTATAGCTCAGTACTTTAGCAGCTCAATTGTGTTAATAGGTGCCATGGTTACCTCTGCAGTAGTGCTGAGATCTCATGACTGGCATTTGAGCATATGAGATGCACTGTAGACCTTTGTGCATTATTGTTTGGTTGTTTATTTGGTAAATCAGAGTATTTAGTTCCCTTGCAAGAATTTCAGAGTTAAGCTGACTAGGACCAGTTCCAGATTGACAGCTTACAGACAATTTCTAAGTTGTACCAGCAGCAATTGCAAGGAGTAATTGCAATCAAGACCTATCACAAAATAATTCTACCAGTAAACAATCATGAATCACCACATAAAAGCATATTTctttgcaaattatttaaaactataCTGTTTGATCATATACAAGGAACGCTACATGCAAAAGGTCTGattgtttagttttatataATGATTGACAACCAGTGATGTGAAGCACAAACAGCACACTATTACAATTATATTCCCATATTACAGGACATCTTAAAATCAATATTCTTAAGTCAAAAcatttgcagcacatttacCTGTTTGCAATTGTTTTCTCAGTAACTTACTAGAGCACAACATGATATTTCTAGATAAGACacttcaaatatatatattttttcatgttcataTGCTTGACAATATGTCTACCAAGTGGAAGCTTTATTATGCAGATTCTATAGGATAACTTTTTGGCATGTTAAAGTAAACTACCCTTTTGTTTAAATCTCACTGTGAATGAAAACTGGGTACATGTCTATATTTCAAGTCACTTGAAGCAGTTTCCCCAAGTTGGCTTTTTCTTTCGTAACAGCCATAAATATTTGACTTTAAACCAGAAGTAAAAATTGTTGATAGTCATCAGTCTCCAAATGAAGACAATTGAATGCATGCAGGGGTCTTAAGAGCAGactaaagacacaaaatgtcagGCAAGCATCTGTCAAAACTTAATCCCCTATAGTCtaacaacaattttaaaaatgtttatttgccaCAACTCCCAGGCTGGCAGTGTGCAAATGAGCAGTGCGGTTCAGTTCAGACCATGAAAGCCATGTGAAATTCATGAAACGTATGGTAGACTGCCAATTTCACTGAAGTCATTTAAGTCCTCATCTCTAGCTCGTGCTCACATAACAAGTAACCGAATAAGTCGCATATCACAGCAAATTTTaccaaaaataatatattttgacTCTGCCATGGTCGACAACTCTTCGATGGCTTTTCGTCACAAACTTTAATGTGGCATTttgcaaaataaacaataaaatagcgCACACTGGGAACTTGATTATGGTTGTAGGCTGTTATTTAAAGTGATGGTTCGTCCATCGTTTGTATTTTTGCACTAACTTACCATTAGTCCACCTTCTCCGAACAGGTGAGACCATTTAAAATGATCCCACACAGTGAATTGGGGACAGGTGCGCTTTGACGACACGCAACACGTTTTTCTCAAGACTGGTGAGATGATTATTGTCGTTCCGTGTGGCCTATTTAAGcgatttaaatgtatttttacagcttttttaacTTCGTGGCTAGTGTATGCTT
The nucleotide sequence above comes from Channa argus isolate prfri chromosome 1, Channa argus male v1.0, whole genome shotgun sequence. Encoded proteins:
- the nfe2l3 gene encoding nuclear factor erythroid 2-related factor 3, translated to MQIAKKYFTEGLIQLTILLSLIGVRVDIDSYLSGYYTPLIDINLGPSSAYIQTPFHILRDTLDGYGVHPKCTELDNFFASRRLLDEVRTLGSLRFPTQLNAWLVHQVSTPDSADCGPPSSNTSETNSGLESPGNGASDDCEHLPDSGQEVCPTTPELGEGPCSTDACGFLKEENDVKDEEEPALVTQLAHSSTLEQEGLLDGITALSDPAQHLSPTIDIDQHWSSLLSLSVTDLDDLDSFVTDTDVSAISQDVSLQDAMVTNIGAFDVTLERAVSRPVTQQQRTLLRLDSLASSNSGTSPGMAALPFSSVCNLPGNVSSQTTLGGCLDEAVFDQINQLGLESLDTIDTQLMGCLQNIDPQVLEDLDSDSGLSLESSCEGPVSPGSSEMSSSSSSSYCEDEYGATGYSSEADSVPSKGLMDYTTTWSSTHLSESVWHDHSYSSSGFVNPPSVTLPHKGIQEDTFSDDSGPRLEERELSRDELRARAMCIPFSVLEIVNMPVEEFLDVLDSHGFSPEQVALLRDIRRRGKNKLAAQNCRKRKLDAITGLQEEVERLQVQRDRLLREKQLTAKTMGAVGQQIQQLTRDVLAHLRDDSGQPLNPERFTLQCGANGRVVVQPVRRPAVSASTGNKTDKRKKEKKQ
- the cbx3a gene encoding chromobox protein homolog 3a, producing the protein MGKKQNIKGKRSSHETQEEPEEFVVEKVLDQRVVNGKVEFYLKWKGFTDADNTWEPEENLDCPELISAFLESQKNVKEKPAPVKRKASTEEPETEAKKKDVAEKPRGFARNLEPERIIGATDSSGELMFLMKWKDSDEADLVPAREANTRCPQVVISFYEERLTWHSCPEDEAQ